In Bos taurus isolate L1 Dominette 01449 registration number 42190680 breed Hereford chromosome 10, ARS-UCD2.0, whole genome shotgun sequence, the genomic window AAGCGGCAGCACTCATGGCAGTTGGTGCACCCACAGAAATGTAACCCACACCTCGGTTTCGGGAgcctaaaaatgaaaagaacgttcagggaggggggaaaaaaaggaaataaaacgaTAGGAAGAAGGTAATTTATTACTCCATGAGTCCATTCTGTAAATAGTTcaagactctggagccagatggTGCTGCAAATCCTCCAACCAGAAGTCACGTTAAGCAGCACGAGTGGGCACAAAAAACTGTTTTTCAAGACACAATTTCCAATTTGGCTTTAGGAAAGTCGGTAAGAATAAGTACGTTTCCTTAACATTCCTGACTAGAAAGAAGCTGTCCGCTCGCATCCCCTTGATCAGAATTCGCACATCGCCCCCAAGCGGCCAGCCGTGGAAGCGCCGCAGCACTTGGGGAATGGCACTTTCCCGGGGACTCGGGCGGCAAGCCCCTGCGGAAAGGCTGCCCTGACACGCGTGGGAAGCCGAGCCGGTACCCGCACTGCTGGCCAGTGCGACACCCACTCACGTCCATGGAGGACAGGCGGAGGGCAGGCGTGGGGCGAGGGCAGGGGCGCGGCGCTAAGCGGGTCGCGTGGTCCCCACCCCACCTGGATGGATGGACAAGGATCAACAAGTACCCAAAAGGGAACTCCTTCAACTACTGATTCCCTCTTGGTCCCATTTACCCCGTTGggcttatttttttctgtacaaaCGGGTTCGCTCCCCAAGTGTCCACCCTTCAGCCGTCGCGCAGGCATTCAAGGGGACGAGTTTGCCTGAAAGCCTCTCTTAAGGGTCTTGGGTTGGGTGGCTTAGGGCCTGTCGGCTCGGGATGCGCGCACAGGGCTTGGGGCCGCTCGGCGCCAGAGCCAAAGTGCTGAGCCCGTGAGCGCCAAGGCCGCGTGGGCGGGCACCTATTTTTCTGAGAAGTTCCAGTGCTCCTAGGCCCCGACCCCCGCCGCCCCCCTTCCACCTTCTAGCTGGAAAGTTGTGCGCCAGGCAGCGGGGGGCGGAGAGAGGAACCCAGACTGGCCCCCCTCCCGCTTCCTGCCCCGCGGCCTCTCATTGGTCAGAGGAAACCCCAGGAATGTGAGCGCCCCTTTAAAAGAGCGCGGCTCCTCCGCTTCGCCAGCCACTCCACTCGGGCCGGCCGCTGAGAGCCCACCCTGGCGAGCTCTCCCAGCCGCAGCCTCCGAATCCACGGCCTCCACCCCGCGCCTCTCCAGCGCTCTATCCCGTCGCTGCGCCCTTGTCGCCGGCCCCGGCCGCTGCATCCGCGTCCGCACAGGTAAGGACTCCCGGACGGTCGCCGAGGACGAGTGCTGCCCTGGCCAGCCACCTGGAGCTCCCAGGCTTCAGCGCCTCCGGAACCCCGGATCTCAATACTTTCTGCCTTCCCCATACTATCGCTCCCAGCCTCTGGGGGACTCTTCTTGTGGAAGGGCTCCAGAGCCATTCTCTCCAGCCTTGGGGTTCACAGACTAACCCACCAGGACACcccaagattttcttcttttccccgaGTCCTATCAGTCCTCTAGAAAAGGACTGTGCCTCCCTGCGCCCCTAAACTACATCTCCTGGTCCAGTGTTTACCCTTAACTCTCAAGGAAAAACCCCTCCTCAGTGGTTGGTCTTGCCCCCAACACCTGTTTAAAGCGGTAATCTCCCCTCAACTCTTACTTTCTTCCTGATGCTCTCTCCAAAGTAAATACGGTTGCCCCTCCTTCCAGCAAATGTGGGCCCAAAGGGGGATCCCCAGGGATCCCCAGCTCCAAGGCCAGCCGGATTTTGCCCACACTCCCTGCTTGGCAGCCTCTGACCCTGGGCTCTGTGCTCCTTGCTGCAGGCTCCTTGCTGGGCACAAATAGCTCCACCATGGGGCTGGCCTGGGGACTCGGTGTCCTGCTCCTGTTGCATGCCTGCGGCTCCAACCGCATTCCAGGTGAGTCTGTATAATATCTTGTgtggggggagggaagaggaggaggtcGGGTTACCCCAGGTGCGCTTCCCTCCCTGTGCACTCCTCTCTCAGCTGCTTCTCCCCTGAGCCCTGACCAAACCTCAGGATGCCGGTTGCCTCTGACCGTGCCCTTTATTTAGCTCTTCCAGTGGCTGTCAAGAGCTTTCATTCCAGCCCTCTGCCTCACCTCCACCCCCCAGAGCTgagcctccaccccacccccaacccagagCGCTCACCACGTATCCTGCTCTTGTCTAACAGAGTCTGGGGGAGACAACAGTGTGTTTGACATCTTTGAACTCACCGGAGCTGCCCGCAAGGGCTCTGGGCGCCGACTGGTGAAGGGCCCTGACCCTTCTAGCCCAGCTTTCCGCATCGAGGATGCCAACCTGATCCCCCCTGTGCCTGACAAGAAGTTCCAAGACCTAGTGGATGCTGTGCGGGCGGAGAAAGGTTTCCTCCTCCTGGCCTCCCTGAGGCAAATGAAGAAGACCCGGGGTACCCTGCTGGCTGTGGAGCGGAAAGACCACTCTGGCCAGGTCTTCAGCGTGATCTCCAATGGCAAGGCGGGCACCCTGGACCTGAGCCTGACCGTGCAGGGGAAGCAGCATGTGGTGTCGGTGGAAGAAGCACTCCTGGCGACTGGCCAGTGGAAGAGCATCACCCTGTTTGTGCAGGAGGACAGGGCCCAGCTGTACATCGACTGTGAGAAGATGGAGAATGCGGAGCTGGATGTCCCCATCCAGAGCATCTTCACCAGGGACCTGGCCAGCATCGCCAGGCTCCGCATTGCCAAAGGAGGTGTCAACGACAATTTCCAGGTGAGGCCGCTTTGATTCCTGATCCACGGGGTCAACTGCTAGGCAGCTTATGACCAGGAGTGTGATAACAAGAGAGGCAGGGGTTCCAGTATAGGAAATATTGCCTATGCACTAAAGCAGTAGTTCTCACACAGTAGggagcatcagaatcacctggagagcttacTAAAATGTATACTGCTGCATCCCACCCCTAGAGTTTTGGATTCAATAGGTCTGGGATGGGGCCtgataatttacatttctaaccAGTTCCAAGGTGAGGTTGGTGCTGGTGTCCTAGGGGTCAGACATTGAAAACCTctaaaggaaacaagaaatggtTTTCCTGTAACTGCCTATTCAAACCTTAAATACTCTTTATGCTCTTCTCAAGAAAATAGTTTCAAATGCATTGCACCAATTATAATATTGCTTGAAGTGGATACTTTTTATGAGCAGGATAAATACCACTTGGCTATTTGCTTCCTCATGGGGATGTAACCGATcccaaagaaaagattaaaatagtGGCTATTTGCTGCTGCAGTGTCTTCCTTGCTTAAACCTCTAGATCTTTGGGTCTGTGGCTTTGAAACTCCCACATTTAACTGTTTGACACTGGAGAGTGTCATTGTATCCTCCGGTCTCAATATCAGATTCCATTTCCTGTATCCCCAAGTAGGCCGATAACTGAATTCTTTGTAAAAGACTGCAGACTTGGCAGAAGAGACAATTAAgatttttgaagttattttgcAATTCCCGTGAATTTGGCAATTCACCAACAGTTACTTGGTGTTATTTTGACACGGTGATCTTGAAAGGGAgttcttttcaaattttagaaCATCTGTTGTGTGCTCCTTCTAGCGTAAACAGTCCCCCCTCCCACCGACCCCCCCGGGCCCCACCAACACTCTACAAACACTGTATATCCTCTGCTCACAGGGGGTGCTGCAGAATGTAAGGTTTGTCTTTGGAACCACACCAGAAGACATCCTCAGGAACAAAGGCTGCTCCAGCTGTAAGTATCCCTCTGTTTTTAGGGCATATGGGGAACTGAGGGCATTCCACCCAAAACAAGCTGAGAAACTTAAGCAATGGTGATTGTGCAAAAATTACCCCAGGTAACATAGTTACCTTTATATAAAGGTGACCTCAAACAGTTTTCCACACTCAACGGTCCCCTCCTTTTGCGTCCCTCACCCAAAATGAAATGTGTTTTACACTTAGGATGCCCAGGGGATGGCTGGTGGGAGCATCTACTTGAAGATACTCTCCTACTTTCCTCACTGTCTTCCTTTGTTCCTTGGCAGCTACCAGTGTCTTTGTCACCCTTGACAACAACGTGGTGAATGGGTCCAGCCCTGCCATCCGCACCGACTACATTGGCCACAAGACAAAGGACCTGCAAGCCATCTGTGGCATCTCATGTGACGAGCTGTCCAGCATGGTCCTGGAGCTCAGGGGTCTACGCACCATCGTGACCACGCTGCAGGACAGTATCCGCAAAGTGGTCAGTGGCCTCCACCCGCCCCCTGTTAGCAGGAGCCCCTGCATGTGTATCCCTGATGATGCTGAGGGACTGAAAGTGAGGCTCGATGCTAATAACCTTTCTCCCCCTTTTAGACCGAAGAGAACAAAGAGCTGGCCAACGAGCTGAGGAGGCCCCCACTCTGCTACCACAACGGAGTGCAGTACAGGACTGGCGACGAGTGGACGGTGGACAGCTGCACTGAGTGTCGCTGCCAGGTAAGGCTCTCAACGGACTGCGACACGAACGGATGGCGCACTCTCTGAAGAGACAGCCAGATGGCTGCAGAGGCTCTGTTCATGTTCCATGGCTGGATACCCAAGTGGTGTCTCTTTCTTAAGATGCAGTTATGACATCTATAAAATCGTTTAAATGCTCAGAGGTTTTCAAAGTCTTAATTATACCATAGGCTAAGAGTAATATCTAAAAGAATATATCTATTTAAATATCTCGGTAACTTACCTGCTTTAGTTCAAAAGCTAAGTGTTGAATATCAGGTAAGTAAAACCGAGTTGAACTTTTCTCCCCCAAACCTGATTCATATTCAGCTATGACATGGAGATTCTTTAATACGGTACTGACTGCTGTTCAAATCACTTAGCCCAACGTCGTTAGAACTATCCACTTACCTCAGATGGTACTGCCTGCAGCGTATGTGTCCTTCTGGCTCACCCGCTACCTAACGCCAGGGGCAGAGGGATTTGGGGGGTGTTACTGGCTCATTGAGCAAAGTCAAGCTTAACTACAAATCATGGATTGCTGGATTTGGGAGTCACCTTTACTAAATTCCCATTCTTGTCCAATATTATATAAAGCCATATTTATATATGAGAAAGTAAGATGCTCATTGATCTTCTTTTCCCCATAAAgatgtaattaaaaaatttttaagtcctggCTGAGTTTCAGGAGTTTGACTTTAGACACAGAGTAACAGATCTGACTCATGATATTAGGTGGTTCCAACTGCATAAATTCATGCTGTTCTGTGCATGAAGAAGTGACTAAGTGGCAATTAAGAAGAATTCTAGAGGGATGGAGTGACAAGTAAGCAGCACTAGAACTGTCTCCACAGTACTGGTGGCTGCCAAAGACAGGCAGATCTTCTATTAAAATCATTCCACTAGAGCGTTTATAGCCCAGACAACATTTCAGCTTGTAATTGAAATGTTGCAGTATGTACGCTTCTGCTTGCAATATGCTTAGTACCCATTTCTCCTTCACTGTTGCCCTGCAGAACTCAGTTACCATCTGCAAAAAAGTGTCCTGTCCCATCATGCCCtgctccaatgccacagttccgGATGGAGAATGCTGCCCACGGTGCTGGCGTAAGTTCCTAAGATTGCATAACCATGCTTCAGCGACTGGATCAATTGTGCATAATGCTGGAATCCCAGTCCCATCTCTGTCACGTTTTCATTCAGTTTCTTGCTGCAGCATCTGGTTAGCTGATGGCTTGTCTGCTGTATAGAGCCAAAAAAATGCCATTATGACTAAACTTAATTACCCCCCTGGATTATGGTGTAGACAATAACCTTAGTATAGTTTATTGAGTATGATTCTGTgctttgagaaaagaagagatgaatTGGTAGCAGCAATAGCTTTAAGTTAACTGGATTTAGAATCTGACCTTATGGCCTAGAGTCAAGAAAAATCTGCTCACTGGAGAAATTGATGGACTTAACTGGGCCTGAAAGTTCTACCCATTTTATCTACAGGCATAGGAGACCTAAGAAAAAATAGTAGTTTGAGTCTCAGGGCTCTGTAAGAAATTGTATTGTTTCATGGTACCCAATCTGGTACTGGTTTTGCTGACAGTATAATTAATCACTTTGCTGAGACACTGTAGTAAGTACAAGTCATAGAAATGATTTATCACAACTAAGATGCATAAAACAGGAAAGTAGCACTCACCCTTCACATCCACACCCCCCACACTCCCCGTTTCCTACACACACGGATCACAGCTCAGAAGAACCAATTCCCTTCAGAGATATCAGTGACATTGGAACTGTCATAATCATTTGTACATTGCTTTCTGTTCAGCATTCACTTCAGATGTGGGTTAAAGGGAACAAGGCTAGCTAGGGGCTAGCAGAGCACTGAATTTTGAGTCAGGAATTACTAGGAAAACTTCCAACTGATGGCAAGAGAAAACAAGTTCTATCTCCTGTCAGATACAGAACGTGATTGTAGTCATGGCGCCTGGGCAGATGGTAAACAAACACACTTCCCTCTTATGAAAATATGTGCAGAAAAGGCCCCAAATGCTAGGGTGAGAGGAGCCACCCGCTGACTGACCTTATGACTGATCCAGGGCCAGAGCCAACAGTGGCTCCGCTGCCTTCAGATTCATCTGCCAAACACATGGGCTCTCCTGAAAGTCAGAAGTGACTCCTATAAGTTGCCTAAAACCCAAGTATTCTTGGAAGCCTGGGGCTAGAAATGCCTACCAAGACATCTTAAGTCAAAAAAGGGAAACTCATTTTAAATCCAGACTGGAAGAAGGAGGCGAGGATGACTAGAAACATGTGGGGGAAAGGTTCAGCTATACCAACCCAGGCAAAGCATGCAATTACCCCAAAGCTGTGCACAGAATGACCACTTGGCCATTGGCCTAACAAATATATTGCTTTTCACTCTCTGGAATGGGAAGAAAGTCCTGAGCAGAGCAGTCCAAAGAATAGCTTGTTTTCATGATAACACACTAAATGCACCCATTTGCTCAGCAGCCAGCGACTCTGCAGACGACGGCTGGTCCCCGTGGTCTGAGTGGACCTCTTGCTCTGTGACCTGTGGCAATGGAATCCAGCAGCGTGGCCGCTCCTGCGACAGCCTCAACAACAGATGCGAGGGCTCCTCTGTGCAGACGCGGACCTGCCACATCCAGGAGTGTGACAAGAGATGTAAGTGTTTGGCCACTTGGGGATGTAGAGACCTGACTTGTCCCTGTTGTCACCAATAGCAACTCCAGAGCACAGAGGTTGAGGGCACAGGTTCTAGGCTCTGATCTAATCCCAGTTCTCTGCCTTATCTGTGAGCCCCTGAGCACAGCTTGTCCTCTCTGAGGctctttccttatctgtaaattgggggtaaaaatagtttaaagatTTTTAGTTTGGCGAGTTTGAAGATTTGGTTTAGAGGATGCATTTAAAGAGTTAACATAGAGCTTGGCTTGTGGGAAGCACCATATAACCATCAGGTTTGTCCTTTAGTTAAACAGGATGGCGGCTGGAGCCACTGGTCCCCATGGTCATCTTGCTCCGTAACATGTGGAGACGGTGTGATCACAAGGATCCGGCTCTGCaactcccccagcccccagatgAATGGGAAGCCATGTGAGGGCAAAGCCCGGGAGACCAAAGCCTGCCAGAAAGACTCCTGCCCCAGTAAGTGCATGCATCCCCCGGCATGATGCTGGCAGCTCCATCCTGCTGGCTGCCTGGCATCCATGAGTCACGGATGGGGGGAGGTTGCCTCCTAGAGAAACAAACAGAAGCACAGCCCTGCAGGGCACAGCAGCTTCTTCTAACGACAAATAGAACCATTTCAGACTCACCCTCTTCCCAGACATCCTTACCATGTGTCAGGGTCATGGAGGTTTCTTGAACACACTCAGGAGAGTCTCCTATGAAGGTAAAGTGTTTGAAAATTGGTCTTAGCTTTGGCCTGTGGTTCATTTTCTTACAGTCAATGGAGGCTGGGGACCTTGGTCACCATGGGACATCTGTTCTGTCACCTGTGGAGGAGGGGTACAGAAACGTAGCCGGCTCTGCAACAACCCCACACCCCAGTTTGGAGGCAAGGACTGCATTGGTGATGTGACAGAAAACCAGATCTGCAACAAGCAGGACTGTCCCATTGGTAAGCCACACAGCCCAGGCAGCCCAGGACAAAACCACTTAATGGCATGGTCAGCTTTCATGGGGGTTCAGTTTGGATGGTCCTGAGTGGTTTGATTAAAATGCCAGATGGACAACATAATCTCAAAAGTTAGCAGTTACACAGACCTTACAATATTATACCCCCATTTAAAGTGACCAGAATGGCAGTAACAGCAGCTGAGACCCACATTTGCCTGTCACTCTTATCTCAGACGGATGCCTGTCCAATCCCTGCTTTGCTGGTGTCCAGTGTACCAGCTACCCTGATGGCAGCTGGAAGTGTGGTGCCTGTCCCCCAGGCTATAGTGGAGATGGAGTCGAGTGCAAAGACGTTGATGAGGTGAGGAGCTGGGAGCTACCAGACCTAGGAAAGCATCTCATCTGCCTTGGTCACTTCTTGTGGCAG contains:
- the THBS1 gene encoding thrombospondin-1 isoform X1 — protein: MGLAWGLGVLLLLHACGSNRIPESGGDNSVFDIFELTGAARKGSGRRLVKGPDPSSPAFRIEDANLIPPVPDKKFQDLVDAVRAEKGFLLLASLRQMKKTRGTLLAVERKDHSGQVFSVISNGKAGTLDLSLTVQGKQHVVSVEEALLATGQWKSITLFVQEDRAQLYIDCEKMENAELDVPIQSIFTRDLASIARLRIAKGGVNDNFQGVLQNVRFVFGTTPEDILRNKGCSSSTSVFVTLDNNVVNGSSPAIRTDYIGHKTKDLQAICGISCDELSSMVLELRGLRTIVTTLQDSIRKVTEENKELANELRRPPLCYHNGVQYRTGDEWTVDSCTECRCQNSVTICKKVSCPIMPCSNATVPDGECCPRCWPASDSADDGWSPWSEWTSCSVTCGNGIQQRGRSCDSLNNRCEGSSVQTRTCHIQECDKRFKQDGGWSHWSPWSSCSVTCGDGVITRIRLCNSPSPQMNGKPCEGKARETKACQKDSCPINGGWGPWSPWDICSVTCGGGVQKRSRLCNNPTPQFGGKDCIGDVTENQICNKQDCPIDGCLSNPCFAGVQCTSYPDGSWKCGACPPGYSGDGVECKDVDECKEVPDACFNHNGEHRCENTDPGYNCLPCPPRFTGSQPFGRGVEHATANKQVCKPRNPCTDGTHDCNKNAKCNYLGHYSDPMYRCECKPGYAGNGIICGEDTDLDGWPNEDLLCVANATYHCRKDNCPNLPNSGQEDYDKDGIGDACDDDDDNDKIPDDRDNCPFHYNPAQYDYDRDDVGDRCDNCPYNHNPDQADTDNNGEGDACAADIDGDGILNERDNCQYVYNVDQKDTDMDGVGDQCDNCPLEHNPDQLDSDSDRIGDTCDNNQDIDEDGHQNNLDNCPYVPNANQADHDKDGKGDACDHDDDNDGIPDDRDNCRLVPNPDQKDSDGDGRGDACKDDFDQDKVPDIDDICPENVDISETDFRRFQMIPLDPKGTSQNDPNWVVRHQGKELVQTVNCDPGLAVGYDEFNAVDFSGTFFINTERDDDYAGFVFGYQSSSRFYVVMWKQVTQSYWDTNPTRAQGYSGLSVKVVNSTTGPGEHLRNALWHTGNTSGQVRTLWHDPRHIGWKDFTAYRWHLSHRPKTGFIRVVMYEGKKIMADSGPIYDKTYAGGRLGLFVFSQEMVFFSDLKYECRDS
- the THBS1 gene encoding thrombospondin-1 precursor (The RefSeq protein has 4 substitutions compared to this genomic sequence), whose amino-acid sequence is MGLAWGLGVLLLLHACGSNRIPESGGDNSVFDIFELTGAARKRSGRRLVKGPDPSSPAFRIEDANLIPPVPDKKFQDLVDAVRAEKGFLLLASLRQMKKTRGTLLAVERKDHSGQVFSVISNGKAGTLDLSLTVQGKQHVVSVEEALLATGQWKSITLFVQEDRAQLYIDCEKMENAELDVPIQSIFTRDLASIARLRIAKGGVNDNFQGVLQNVRFVFGTTPEDILRNKGCSSSTSVFVTLDNNVVNGSSPAIRTDYIGHKTKDLQAICGISCDELSSMVLELRGLRTIVTTLQDSIRKVTEENKELANELRRPPLCYHNGVQYRTGDEWTVDSCTECRCQNSVTICKKVSCPIMPCSNATVPDGECCPRCWPSDSADDGWSPWSEWTSCSVTCGNGIQQRGRSCDSLNNRCEGSSVQTRTCHIQECDKRFKQDGGWSHWSPWSSCSVTCGDGVITRIRLCNSPSPQMNGKPCEGKARETKACQKDSCPINGGWGPWSPWDICSVTCGGGVQKRSRLCNNPKPQFGGKDCVGDVTENQICNKQDCPIDGCLSNPCFAGVQCTSYPDGSWKCGACPPGYSGDGVECKDVDECKEVPDACFNHNGEHRCENTDPGYNCLPCPPRFTGSQPFGRGVEHATANKQVCKPRNPCTDGTHDCNKNAKCNYLGHYSDPMYRCECKPGYAGNGIICGEDTDLDGWPNEDLLCVANATYHCRKDNCPNLPNSGQEDYDKDGIGDACDDDDDNDKIPDDRDNCPFHYNPAQYDYDRDDVGDRCDNCPYNHNPDQADTDNNGEGDACAADIDGDSILNERDNCQYVYNVDQKDTDMDGVGDQCDNCPLEHNPDQLDSDSDRIGDTCDNNQDIDEDGHQNNLDNCPYVPNANQADHDKDGKGDACDHDDDNDGIPDDRDNCRLVPNPDQKDSDGDGRGDACKDDFDQDKVPDIDDICPENVDISETDFRRFQMIPLDPKGTSQNDPNWVVRHQGKELVQTVNCDPGLAVGYDEFNAVDFSGTFFINTERDDDYAGFVFGYQSSSRFYVVMWKQVTQSYWDTNPTRAQGYSGLSVKVVNSTTGPGEHLRNALWHTGNTSGQVRTLWHDPRHIGWKDFTAYRWHLSHRPKTGFIRVVMYEGKKIMADSGPIYDKTYAGGRLGLFVFSQEMVFFSDLKYECRDS